In one Gadus morhua chromosome 15, gadMor3.0, whole genome shotgun sequence genomic region, the following are encoded:
- the LOC115560461 gene encoding protein ANTAGONIST OF LIKE HETEROCHROMATIN PROTEIN 1-like, with translation MADIGTIAALYLLWESEERRKRKRRRVWVHNILRRRLHHLLQELHLDDGRFQRYFRLSRAQFDDLLARVGARISRQDTNYRRSISAAERLSVCLRFLATGDSFRTIATSFRVGSSTVASIVSDGVTAIWDCLVEEFMAVPTTEDWRVIAQQFEEQWNFPLCCGAIDGKHVVLKAPANSGSQFFNYKGTFSIVLLAVVDADKCFRIIDVGGYGRTSDGGILANSVFGQALRAGDLKLPADRVLSAAAQRGPLPHVFVADEAFPLRTNLMRPFPGRILPRERRVFNYRLSRARLVVENAFGILSSQWRIYRRVIEVRPELAERCVKATCVLHNLLRRTAPTAEVRDCLPVGVVLPLPGLGRVAANNAGREAIRIRETFTSYFSAEGTVSWHDTIV, from the exons ATGGCTGATATCGGCACCATCGCTGCGCTTTATTTGCTGTGGGAGTCCGAGGAGCGTCGCAAACGCAAACGCCGTCGTGTTTGGGTGCACAACATCCTCCGGAGACGGCTACACCACTTGCTCCAAGAACTCCACCTGGATGACGGCCGGTTTCAGCGGTACTTTCGACTGAGTCGGGCCCAGTTCGATGACCTGCTAGCCCGGGTTGGTGCCAGGATCTCCCGTCAGGACACCAACTACAGGCGCTCCATATCAGCTGCGGagcgcctgtctgtctgtctccg ATTCCTGGCTACTGGCGATTCGTTCCGGACGATAGCCACCAGCTTCCGGGTCGGGTCCTCCACCGTGGCTTCCATCGTGTCCGATGGGGTGACGGCTATATGggactgcctggtggaggagttcatgGCTGTGCCCACTACCGAGGACTGGAGGGTGATTGCGCAGCAGTTCGAGGAGCAGTGGAACTTCCCTCTCTGTTGCGGTGCCATCGATGGGAAGCATGTTGTTCTGAAGGCCCCTGCGAACTCCGGTTCGCAGTTCTTCAACTACAAGGGAACATTTTCCATTGTTCTCTTGGCAGTTGTCGACGCAGACAAGTGCTTCCGCATCATCGATGTGGGGGGCTATGGGAGAACCAGTGATGGAGGAATTCTGGCCAACTCGGTGTTTGGTCAGGCCCTCCGAGCTGGCGATCTCAAGCTCCCTGCTGACAGAGTACTGTCAGCGGCTGCGCAGAGAGGACCCCTGCCTCATGTGTTTGTAGCGGACGAGGCCTTTCCGCTACGGACCAACCTCATGAGGCCATTCCCCGGACGCATCCTCCCCCGAGAGCGGCGCGTGTTCAACTACCGACTGTCCCGGGCTCGGTTGGTGGTTGAGAACGCCTTCGgcatcctctcctcccagtGGCGGATCTACCGGAGGGTCATCGAGGTCCGTCCTGAGCTGGCGGAGAGATGCGTCAAGGCCACCTGTGTGCTCCACAACCTCCTCCGCAGAacagcaccaacagcagaagTGAGAGATTGCCTCCCTGTTGGTGTGGTGTTGCCTCTGCCAGGGCTGGGGAGAGTGGCTGCCAACAACGCCGGGAGAGAGGCCATCCGGATCCGCGAGACCTTCACCTCCTACTTCTCTGCAGAAGGGACCGTCTCGTGGCATGACACCATCGTATAG
- the LOC115560462 gene encoding uncharacterized protein LOC115560462 produces MEVDQHIIVAVCGRPVLYDTTMVSYRDRNKTERAWVDVAEDIGVPVDVCRRRWKSLRDRYMRYKKNEKEGKKSVSAAGRVDTWRFARVLSFLDPFVTPRETSSNLPLGAEEVEGDGAPETPLSGAGEDEELEQAAASHNTDQPSSESDVEDADAAPAPVPAVGPSHVPVPEAAPAPRPQGATKRKRAARVPEGNTVQTAILQALQRHNSVPTPTPLSGNEHFAMGLVPSLDRLPPEVLEYVKFQIRKVIFDQSNFTVQLEPI; encoded by the exons ATGGAGGTCGATCAACATATCATCGTCGCCGTGTGCGGCCGTCCTGTCCTGTACGACACCACGATGGTGTCGTACAGGGACAGGAACAAAACAGAGAGGGCGTGGGTCGACGTGGCAGAGGATATTGGCGTTCCTG TGGACGTATGTCGCAGGAGGTGGAAGTCACTCAGGGACAGGTACATGAGATACAAAAAGAATGAAAAGGAGGGAAAAAAGAGCGTGTCAGCGGCAGGGAGAGTGGACACGTGGAGATTTGCTAGGGTCCTGTCCTTCCTCGACCCCTTTGTCACCCCGAGGGAGACCAGCAGCAATTTACCTCTGGGGGCAGAGGAGGTTGAGGGGGACGGGGCTCCAGAGACTCCACTGTCAGGGGCAGGAGAAGATGAGGAGCTTGAGCAGGCAGCAGCATCGCACAATACAG ACCAGCCCAGCAGTGAGTCTGATGTAGAGGACGCTGatgctgctcctgctcctgtccCTGCCGTTGGCCCTTCCCATGTACCTGTCCCTGAGGCTGCCCCTGCCCCAAGACCACAGGGCG cgacgaagaggaagagagcagcCAGGGTACCGGAGGGGAATACTGTCCAGACAGCCatcctccaggccctgcagaggCATAATTCTGTGCCTACCCCTACCCCCCTTTCTGGGAATGAGCACTTTGCCATGGGCCTAGTTCCTTCCCTGGATAGATTGCCACCTGAAGTACTGGAGTACGTTAAATTCCAAATCCGTAAAGTCATATTTGACCAATCTAATTTCACCGTTCAATTGGAACCTATTTAA